A region of the Leucobacter komagatae genome:
CCCGCTCGAACCCAGCTGCCACGCTTCCTGCCCTTCGCCGCATGGGCGTCGTTCGTGCTTAACGCCCTCATCATCGCGACGGGCGGTGCGGTTCGTTTGACTGGCTCGGGGCTGGGCTGCACCGAGTGGCCCCTGTGTACCCCGGGGTCGCTGATTCCGACGGAGGAGCTGTCGTACCACGCGCTCATCGAGTTCGGGAATCGGACGATCAGCGGGCCGCTACTTCTCGCCGGGCTTGCGGTTGTCATCCTCACGTGGCGCATCCGCGCAGAGCGCAAGGATCTCTTCGTGCTCTCCTGGATCGTGCTCAGCCTGGTACTCGTGCAGGCCGTTGTTGGCGGCGTGATCGTCTGGGAGGAGCTTGCGGCGGTACTCGTCGGCTTCCACTACACGGTCTCACTCATCATCGTGTGCATCGCGGCTGCGTACCTCACCCGCATGTACGAGGCGGGCGGCGCGCGCGAACGCGCCGTGCCGAAGGGCTTCGCGATCCTTACTCACGTGACCACGCTCGCGATGGCCGTCGTCATCGTCCTCGGTGTTATCACCACTGCGAACGGCCCCCACTCGGGTGACGAGAACGTCGTACGTGACGGTTTCGACGCGACGCTCCTCAGCCATCTGCACGCGTGGCCCGGCTACATCGCGTTCGCGCTCGTCCTTGCGCTCGTCGCGTGGGCCTACTCGAAGAAGCTCCGGCCACTCCCCTGGACCATTGCCCTGATCTCGATGCTCGTCGTCCAGATCTTGGTCGGTGTGTACCAGGCGCGCAACGGCCTTCCCCCGGTCTTCGTCGGCATTCACATGGTGCTCGCAGCGCTCACTGCCGCCACGATGACTGTCACGGTGCTGCGCCTCAAGCGCCCGGTCGCCGAGGGAGCACTCGCCGAATAGGCGCGTTCGCCCAGCTCAACGCTGGGCCGCGGGCGGGGCCCGCCGGGTAAAACGGGAGCCGCGCTAGAAGGGCAGCAGCGGGTCAACCGCGATCAAGATCGAGAGTACCGACAGGTACGCGATCGAACCGTGGAAGACACGCATCGGCTTGCCCTCCTGCCCGCGGATTGCGCTCGAGTACAGGCTGTGGGCCTCGACGATGAAGTAGCCGCCAACGATGAGCGCGCCGATCGAGTAGACCCAGCCCATGTCGGCGGCCGGGATGAGTAGCAAGCTCGACACCACTGTCGCCCACGCGTACAGGATGACCTGGAGCCCGACCGTGGTGCGGCCCCGAACGACGCCGAGCATCGGCACCCCCGCCGCCGCGTAGTCGTCGCGGTAGCGCATCGAGAGCGGCCAGTAGTGCGCTGGGGTCCAGAGGAAGATGATGAGGAAGAAGATCCATGCGGGCCAGTCGAGCGAACCCGTGACCGCAGCCCAGCCGATAAGCACGGGGAAACACCCGGCGATCCCGCCCCAGATGATGTTCTGTTCGCTGTGGCGCTTGAGCACGAGCGTGTAGATCACGACGTAGAAGAAGATCGCGGCGACCGACAGCGCTGCGGCGACCCAGTTCGTCGTGAGGTACAGCCAGGCGACCGAAAGCACTCCCAGCACCCACGCAAAGGTGAGCGCGCCGCGGTCCGAGATCTCGCCGGTGACGAGCGGCCTGCCCGCGGTTCGCTGCATCTTGCGATCCATGTCGCGGTCGATATAGCAGTTAAACGCGCCGGCTGAGCCGGCGCTCATCGCGCCGCCGATGAGTGTCGCGAGCACGAGCCACAAGTTCGGTAGCCCCCGCTCGGCGAGAATCATCGCCGGAACGGTGACGACGAGCAGCAGCTCCATCACCCGCGGCTTCGTCAGCGAGACGTACGCCTTCACGGTTCGGGAAAACGAGCGCCTCTGGACCGCGTCCGAAGCCTGGGCCGACTGAGAAATCTTCGTAGACATCGCGGCCATAGTACCCGGGCTATCGGTAGGATTGGTGGGAGTGCGTCAGAGGCGCACGGAATGCGCCAAGGGGCGCGCAAAACGTTTGCGGGAAAGGCAGGCCATTGGCTAACGGACTTGAGTGGACAGAGCTCGACGATCGCGCGGTAGACACCGCGCGGGTGCTCGCGGCAGACGCCGTTGAGAAGGTTGGGAACGGCCACCCGGGCACGGCAATCAGCCTGGCCCCCGTCGCGTACCTGCTGCACCAGAAGGTCATGCGGCACGACCCGAGCGACGCGAAGTGGATCGGCCGCGACCGGTTCATCCTCTCCGTGGGTCACTCGTCGCTCACCCAGTACGTACAGCTCTACCTCGGGGGCTACGGCCTCGAGCTCGACGACCTCAAGGCGCTCCGCACCTGGGGCTCGAAGACGCCCGGCCACCCCGAGTACGGCCACACCGACGGCGTCGAGATCACCACCGGCCCCCTCGGCCAGGGCCTGGCGTCGGCCGTCGGCTTCGCCTACGCCGCCCGCTACGAGCGTGGCCTGTTTGACCCCGAGGCCGCGCCCGGCACGAGCCCCTTCGATCACAACATCTACGTCATCGCAGGCGACGGCGACCTCCAGGAGGGTGTCACCGCCGAGGCTTCCTCGCTCGCGGGCCACCAGGAGCTCGGCAACCTCATCGCGATCTACGACTCGAACCAGATCTCGATCGAGGACGACACTGACATCTCGTTCTCCGAGGACGTGGCGATGCGCTACGAGTCCTACGGCTGGCAGGTCATCGAGGTCGACTGGAAGAAGACCGGCAACTACGTCGAGGACGTCGCCGAGCTGAACGACGCAATCGAGGCGGCGAAGGCCGAGACGACGAAGCCGTCGCTCATCATCCTGAAGACCATCATCGGATGGCCCTCCCCCGGCAAGCAGAACACGGGCGGCATCCACGGTGCCAAGCTCGGTGCTGAAGAACTCGCTGGCCTGAAGACCGCGCTCGGGTTTAACCCCGACGAGCACTTTGCCGTCGCCCCCGAGGTTGTCGCGCACTCCCGCAAGGCACTAGAGCGCGGCGCCGCGGGCCGAAAGGTCTGGCAGGAGTCGTTCGACGCTTGGGCCGCGCAGAACCCCGAGCGCAAGGCGCTGTTCGACCGCGTCGAGGCTCAGGAGCTCCCTGAGGGTGCGCTCGAGGCGCTCCCAACGTTTGAGCCCGGCGACAGCGTCGCGACCCGTTCGGCGAGCGGCAAGGTACTCGCGGCCCTTGGCCCGATCATGCCCGAGCTCTGGGGCGGCTCCGCCGACCTCGCCGGCTCGAACAACACCACGATCCCCGGTGTCCCGTCGTTTGTGCCCGCGAGCCACTCGACGAGCACCTGGTCGGGCGACCAGTACGGCCGCGTGCTGCACTTCGGCATTCGCGAGCACGCGATGGGTTCGATCCTCAACGGCATCCAGCTGCACGGCAAGACCCGCAGCTACGGCGGCACCTTCCTCATCTTCAGCGATTACATGCGCCCGGCGGTTCGCCTCGCGGCTCTCATGAACGTGCCGAGCATTTTCGTGTGGACGCACGACTCGATCGCGCTCGGCGAGGACGGCCCGACGCACCAGCCGATCGAGCAGCTCGCGACGCTGCGCGCGATCCCGAATCTTACGATGGTGCGCCCCGCAGACGCGAACGAGGTCTCGGTCGCGTGGCACGAGATCCTCACCCGCCACGAGGGCCCGACGGGCATCGCGCTCACCCGCCAGAACGTGCCGGTGCTCCCCCGCGGCGGTGAGTTCGCCTCGCACGAGGAAGCGGCCGACGGTGTGCGTCGCGGCGCGTACGTACTTGCAGACAGCGCGACGGGATCGCTCGATGTGATCCTCATCGCCACCGGCTCCGAGGTGCAGCTCGCCGTTGAGGCGCGCGAGCTCCTCGCCGCCGATGGCATTGGCGCGCGCGTCGTGTCCGCGCCTTCGCTCGAGTGGTTCGCCGAGCAGACCGACGAGTACCGCGAGAGCGTGCTGCCCGCCGCCGTCACCGCCCGCGTGAGCGTCGAGGCCGGCCTCGCGCTCGGCTGGGAGCGCTACGTCGGCGATCGCGGCCGCTCGGTCTCGATCGAGCACTTCGGCGCATCGGCCGACTACGTCACGCTGTTCGAGAAGTTCGGGATCACAACCGACGCCGTCGTGGCCGCCGCGCGCGAGTCGCTCGCGAACTAGCCCACCAGACCGCTTCGAAGGAGCACCATGAGCAACGAGCGCACCCAGGCACTCAGCAACGTTGGCGTCAGCATCTGGCTTGACGACCTCTCGCGAACCCGGATCGAGAGCGGCCAGCTCGCCGAGCTCGCTGAGACCGTGAACGTCGTCGGTGTGACGACGAACCCGACGATCTTCCAGAACGCCATCGGTTCGGGCGTTGGCTACGCGGATCGCATTGCAGACTGCGCGAAGCGCGGGCTCGACGCGGCCGCGACGATTACCGAGCTGACGACCGCCGATGTCGCGGACGCCTGCGATATTTTCGCGGGCGTGTTTGCGGCGACCGGTGGCCGGGATGGCCGCGTCTCGATCGAGGTCGAGCCCGGCCTCGCCCGCGATGCAGCCGGTACCGTCGCGCAGGCCAAGGAGCTGTGGGCGAAGGTCGACCGCGAGAACGCAATGATCAAGATCCCTGCGACGGTCGAGGGGCTCGAAGCGATCTCCGACGTCATCGCGGCTGGGATTAGCGTGAACGTCACGCTCATCTTCAGCCTCGAGCGCTACCGCCAGGTCATCAACGCCTACCTCGTGGGGCTCGAGCGGGCGCGCGCCGCCGGTATCGACATCTCGAAGATCCATTCGGTCGCCTCGTTCTTCGTGTCGCGCGTCGACACTGAGATTGATGCCCGCCTCGAGGCCGTCGGCACCGCCGAGGCGCGTGACCTCAAGGGCCAGGCCGGTGTCGCGAACGCACGCCTCGCCTACGAGGTCTTCGAGGAGACCTTTGCGAGCGAGCGCGCGAAGATGCTCGTTGGGCTCGGCGCGAACCCGCAGCGGCCGCTCTGGGCGTCGACGGGCGTGAAGGATCCGAACCTGCCCGATACGCTCTACGTCACCGAGCTCGCAGCGCCCAACACGGTCAACACGATGCCCGAGGCAACGCTGAATGCGCTCGCCGATCACGGCGAGGTCCGGGGCGACCGCGTGAGCGGCACCTACGGCGAGGCGAACCAAGTGCTCAACCTCATCGACGCGCAGGGCGTCGACTACGTCGAGGTCACCGAGAAGCTCGAAATTGAGGGGCTGTCGAAGTTCGATGCGTCCTGGGACGATCTCCTGGAGACAGTGGCGGGCGCTCTGAGGTCGGCGGAATGACTATCTCGCTCACGGGCGTGAGCCGGGACGCCGCGTTCGACGGCGCCCTTGGCTCACTCCGTGACGCGAGCTTCGCGTCGCGGCTGTTCTCGAAAGACACCTCGCTCTGGGGCGCTGAGGCGGCCGTCGAGGCCGCGGTACGCCTGGGGTGGACCGACTTCGAGGGCAACGCCTCGGAGGTGTTGGCCGCCACAGAGGACCTGCGACGCGAGCTCCTCGACGACGGCATTGACAGCTTTGTGCTCTGCGGCATGGGCGGCTCGAGCCTCGCGCCCCTCATGATCGCGCCCGCGCTGCGAGTTCTCGATTCGACGCACCCCGACACGGTGCGAGCCGCGCTTGAGGGCGACCTCTCCCGTACCGCAGTGATCGTGAGCTCCAAGTCGGGCGGCACCGTCGAGACGATGAGCCAAATGCGGGCGTTCGAGGCGGCGTTCGTCGGCGCCGGCGTCGACCCGGCAGGTCGCATCATCGTCGTCACCGACCCCGGTTCCGCCCTCGAAGACGCGGCAACGCGTGCAGGCCACCGCGTCTTCAACGCTGACCCCAGCGTCGGCGGGCGGTTTTCAGTCTTCACTGCCTTCGGTATTGTGCCCTCCGTTCTCGCGGGCGCCGACATGCAACAGCTCGTTGCGGACGCCGCGGGCGTGCGCGACGAACTGGCGCTC
Encoded here:
- the tkt gene encoding transketolase → MANGLEWTELDDRAVDTARVLAADAVEKVGNGHPGTAISLAPVAYLLHQKVMRHDPSDAKWIGRDRFILSVGHSSLTQYVQLYLGGYGLELDDLKALRTWGSKTPGHPEYGHTDGVEITTGPLGQGLASAVGFAYAARYERGLFDPEAAPGTSPFDHNIYVIAGDGDLQEGVTAEASSLAGHQELGNLIAIYDSNQISIEDDTDISFSEDVAMRYESYGWQVIEVDWKKTGNYVEDVAELNDAIEAAKAETTKPSLIILKTIIGWPSPGKQNTGGIHGAKLGAEELAGLKTALGFNPDEHFAVAPEVVAHSRKALERGAAGRKVWQESFDAWAAQNPERKALFDRVEAQELPEGALEALPTFEPGDSVATRSASGKVLAALGPIMPELWGGSADLAGSNNTTIPGVPSFVPASHSTSTWSGDQYGRVLHFGIREHAMGSILNGIQLHGKTRSYGGTFLIFSDYMRPAVRLAALMNVPSIFVWTHDSIALGEDGPTHQPIEQLATLRAIPNLTMVRPADANEVSVAWHEILTRHEGPTGIALTRQNVPVLPRGGEFASHEEAADGVRRGAYVLADSATGSLDVILIATGSEVQLAVEARELLAADGIGARVVSAPSLEWFAEQTDEYRESVLPAAVTARVSVEAGLALGWERYVGDRGRSVSIEHFGASADYVTLFEKFGITTDAVVAAARESLAN
- the tal gene encoding transaldolase; this encodes MSNERTQALSNVGVSIWLDDLSRTRIESGQLAELAETVNVVGVTTNPTIFQNAIGSGVGYADRIADCAKRGLDAAATITELTTADVADACDIFAGVFAATGGRDGRVSIEVEPGLARDAAGTVAQAKELWAKVDRENAMIKIPATVEGLEAISDVIAAGISVNVTLIFSLERYRQVINAYLVGLERARAAGIDISKIHSVASFFVSRVDTEIDARLEAVGTAEARDLKGQAGVANARLAYEVFEETFASERAKMLVGLGANPQRPLWASTGVKDPNLPDTLYVTELAAPNTVNTMPEATLNALADHGEVRGDRVSGTYGEANQVLNLIDAQGVDYVEVTEKLEIEGLSKFDASWDDLLETVAGALRSAE
- a CDS encoding heme o synthase — protein: MSTKISQSAQASDAVQRRSFSRTVKAYVSLTKPRVMELLLVVTVPAMILAERGLPNLWLVLATLIGGAMSAGSAGAFNCYIDRDMDRKMQRTAGRPLVTGEISDRGALTFAWVLGVLSVAWLYLTTNWVAAALSVAAIFFYVVIYTLVLKRHSEQNIIWGGIAGCFPVLIGWAAVTGSLDWPAWIFFLIIFLWTPAHYWPLSMRYRDDYAAAGVPMLGVVRGRTTVGLQVILYAWATVVSSLLLIPAADMGWVYSIGALIVGGYFIVEAHSLYSSAIRGQEGKPMRVFHGSIAYLSVLSILIAVDPLLPF
- a CDS encoding COX15/CtaA family protein; its protein translation is MSGATGVTATRPARTQLPRFLPFAAWASFVLNALIIATGGAVRLTGSGLGCTEWPLCTPGSLIPTEELSYHALIEFGNRTISGPLLLAGLAVVILTWRIRAERKDLFVLSWIVLSLVLVQAVVGGVIVWEELAAVLVGFHYTVSLIIVCIAAAYLTRMYEAGGARERAVPKGFAILTHVTTLAMAVVIVLGVITTANGPHSGDENVVRDGFDATLLSHLHAWPGYIAFALVLALVAWAYSKKLRPLPWTIALISMLVVQILVGVYQARNGLPPVFVGIHMVLAALTAATMTVTVLRLKRPVAEGALAE